The segment TATCTTTCTGCTGAGAAATATTTTCACACGCCATGTTTGCACACTTGAATGTCATTTATGACTGTGTCAATTTGTATAGGGATGATTAATTTATGCTTATAAAACAGTCAAAACCTTTTCTGTAACGTCCATTATTTAGTTCACTATCTTTATCAATAACAACAAATTCATGTTTATTATCACTTTTCTTATCATTCCAGCATGCTGAACATAAATCTTTAAATTCACTGTACGGCATATCTGTATTCACATGATCATCATATATGTGCTTCAAATTCATTTCATCTTGACGAAAAAGTACAAGAAAATTGGCATTGTTACGTATCAGATGCTTTGGTATACGTGTATAGGTTTGACAGAGATAAAAGCTATCAACATTTTTGTGTCGTCccatacaaaaatatgctctgACATGATCTTGCTTCTCACAAGCTACGTCATCGAATATCATGAGAGAATTCGGTTGTGCGTCATCCGGATTTACAACtgattcatgatcattaaatgGGAAGTATCCAACTCCATCTATCGGCTGCAGTGCTGACtctaagaatttatatttaggCTGATTCAGTGATTTAGAGTATACATAAATGTTCTCAAACCTTAAACCATTAGGATGAGTAATTAGTGCAAGGAGTGCATTTGTTTTCCCACAATTTGATGGTCCACAAAGAACTGCTCGAACAGTATTTGGTAGCAGTGCACCATgacgtttttgaattttttatcatcacctTGAATTACTTGATCAAAATTGATCACAGGTAATTTAGATGCTTGTTTTTCAAACttcattttgaattattttagataACACTAAATACTATGTTAATCTGCTGATGACTCAATTCTGACTCAACAATATGTCTATTAGTATCGAGTATTTATACGATCGAGATCAGTCATAAAGCTACAATGGCTAAGAGCGGACGTATTAGTAAAGTTGAAAGTAAGCGCGGCAAAGGTTTTGTCAACagtgttataaataaactacCAATCGAATTACACGTGCCGGGATATCAGTATTGTGGACCCGGTACAAAATTAGTAAAAAGATTAGCTCGTGGTGATCCAAGGATAAATCCTCTAGACAGAGCGTGTAAAGCTCACGATAttgcttattcaaaaaattcagacAATATGGCTACACGTCATGAAGCTGATAAAGAGCTTTCTGAAAAGCTTTACAACGTTTCCATGCGAAAGATGCCAGTCTTGGTGAAAAAGAAGTTGCTTGGGGTGTCAATAAGACCATGAGAGTGAAGAGAAGCTTGGGCATGGGCATGGAAAAGATGGATGCAGTTAAAAAGAAGTTGAGTGGTAGGAAAAAGAATATTCGAGTACTTCGCCATATGTTAGATGTACCTCTAGTATCTAAATCTCGTAGGAGGCCagtatcacaaaaaaaatagtgaaataaCACCAAAAGTTGGTGGAATATAACGTAAAAAGGAGTTGAAAATAAAGAGGGAGAAGTCTAAAAGAAGtggtaaaaagaaaaagaagatcgtaaagaaaaaaataaaacttattccTATCcggcaaattataaaatcagctAGAAAAACTATGGGTGAAAGTGTACTTTTGCGGGGGAATAAGTACATTTCATCGTATAAGTCGGCATTACGAGGTGCTCGTGAAGCTGTAAAAATGGTtggtgggaaaaaaaatatacgatcACCACGTGTATTACCAATACCACAACTAAAATTGGGTGGGCTCTTACCATTTTTAGTACCAATTTTTGCTGGCTTAAGCGCTACTGGCGCATTAGCTGGGGGCGCTGCTGGTATCGCTAAAGCTGTAATTGCTGCTAAGGATGCTAAGCGTGAATTGGAGGAGGCTAAACGGCATAATTCAACAATGGAAGCTATAGCCTTGGGTAAAGGGTTATACTTGTCACCGTACAAGACTGGAACAGGATTATTCTTGAGCCCTCCACCAAAAAACATGTGACGCTACCTCATCAAGCTCTCACCAATTTTGATTTAATCAAATATGCAAAGGATTTAAAGATTGCATATTTCCGAGGTGTTTTCATGAGAAATGATTTACCAGAATCTGGTCCATGGAAAAAGGAATCAGCAATCATAAATCTAGATGATAAAAATGGTGGTGGAACTCATTGGGTTGCATACAAGAAAAATGGTGATGATGTCATTTATTTTGACAGTTTTGGTAACCTCAAACCACCAAATGAACTCATGAAATATCTCGATGTTGGTAGCGTAAAATATAATCATCAGAAATATCAAGATTATGATACCGTCATATGTGGACATTTGTGTCTAAAATTCCTCAATAATGAACTATAAATGGGTGTGTGGTTTGATTGATATGCTTAGTCATGGCTGATTCGTTGACGTTAACACCATCTGGAGCTACATCCACATTGGAAGCTCAATATTTTCCACCAATTGAATTATCGCCTGGAAAAAGTTATGTCTTGGGTCTTGTGGAATTGTTAACATTCAATTCTATACCTAATATTGATGAGGGTTGTAATAAGTTCTATTTATCCAGCATAAATGGGAAGGAAGCGGATAAGGTTATAACAATACCTACTGGAAGTTATGAACTTCgcgatattgaaaaatatttaataaaggaATTACCTGAGGGTGTAGAACTGAGCATCAAAGCAAATAACAATGAATTACATAGTGAAATCAACTGTAATcgaattgtaaattttgaaccGAAAGATTCAATCGCATCATTATTGGGATTCGGAAATCGCCGACTTACACCAAAGCTTCTCCACAAATCTGATTTACCAATAAAAATCCTCAAAATTAATGCATTGCGAGTTGAGTGCAATATTACTACTGGTGCATATATGAATAACCGTAAAGGACATACAATTCATGAGTTTTGCCCAAGTGTTGCACCAGGATATAAGATCATTGAAGTACCATCCCACATCATTTACTTACCAGTCGCAGTACAGTCAATACACAATCTTCAGATGCGAATTGTTGATCAAGATGAGAATTTGGTGAATTTTCGTTGTGAAACGATTACAATAAGATTGCATATAAAATCAGTGAAATAATGGGGAttgtatttgataaaaaaattggtgGTAGTTATAAAAGTGAAGCATCATGCCGAAAGCCCATCAGTCGTCGGGCCCCTGTCAGGGTGCTAACATCTCAGAACGCCCAATTTCTCAAAAACCTGGGATTAAGATTACGTGGAAAATcggtaaaataagaaaaatcaatttgtGCTGCATTATACTACCATGGCGGAAATCTTGAACATCCAAAAACCAGTAATCTTCGACGAATCAATTTCTCACTATGAGGTTCATTCACATCAACCTTATGCTTCAACAACATTCAATAATAGTGATGAAATAAGAATCAGTATTCAACATCAGGATTTATGCATTCTACCGAGTAAGAGTACCTTACACATTTGTGGGAGATTTACGAAAGAAGATGGCACTGCTGTTAGTGAAACTATGGAGTTGGTTAACATGGCCATTTGTCATATGTTTGAAGAAATACGCTACGAATTGAACGCTATTGAAATCGATAGATGTAAGAATGTTGGAATTACAAGTCTTATAAAGAATTATATATCTTTAACCCCCGGACAGGCTAATTTAATGGAAAACGCCGGGTGGTTACAAACTGATGATAAATTGGCTAATGGCGATggatattttgatatttctaTACCGCTGAGTTTATTACTTGGATTCGCTGAAGATTATAATCGGATTATTATGAATGCCAAGCATGAATTAATTCTCATCAGATCAAACACTGATATTAATGCATATCTACATACACCTGCTGCTGCTAGAGACGCTgctgaaaaagttaaaatagtTCTCAATAAAGTTGAATGGAATGTACCATACGTTACAATGTCGGATAAACAGAAAATTCAAGCACTAAGTTTCATCTCAAATGATCCAGCTATTCCATTAAGCTATCGTACATGGCAATTATATGAATATCCACTACTTCCGAAAACAACAAAACATGTTTGGCCTATCAAAACTTCAACACAATTGGAGAAACCACGATATCTGGTTCTAGGATTTCAAACTGCAAGAAAAAATGTTGTGACGAAAAATTCCAGCCACTTTGATCATTGTAATATCCGAGATGTAAAAGTTTTCCTCAATTCTCAAAGTTATCCATATGGAAATTTGAATCTAAACATTAATCGCAATCAGTATGCTTTATTGTATGATATGTATACTAATTTTCAAACGTCATACTATAATAAAGAGCCGAAACCATCGTTGACTAAAGCAGGATTTTTGGAAGAAGCACCACTCTACATTATCGATTgtttaaaacaaaatgaatCAATCAAATCTGGACCAGTGGACATTCGTGTTGAATTTGAACCAAATGATCGTTTCCTGATCAGACATCAGCATACTGCTTAATTCTGCATGATCGTATTATTGAATATAATCCATTGAGTAGTACTGTAAGAAAATTAACATACTAATAAATGTATTAGAAAACAAGGTTGagagaaatcaataaattttcacaattaaaatatgttttaataattttattttgcttatACCCAAtacacataattaattaattaatatatcatGATAagtacatataattatatttaagttggaaaaaatttctttaaaattgaaGATAGTTAATACAGCCACCTAGTATTGCCTAGTTAACGATACATTTTGTTATGACAACTATCTACCATTAGCAATACCTCAGATGGTTACGATAGCCACATTTTTCAGTATACTTCTTGTTTTTCTTCCTGGAATTCAAACACGTTTGACTTTGGAAGATTTTGCCATATCAATTTCATCCTGCATTGCAAAC is part of the Microplitis mediator isolate UGA2020A chromosome 11, iyMicMedi2.1, whole genome shotgun sequence genome and harbors:
- the LOC130676912 gene encoding uncharacterized protein LOC130676912; translation: MAEILNIQKPVIFDESISHYEVHSHQPYASTTFNNSDEIRISIQHQDLCILPSKSTLHICGRFTKEDGTAVSETMELVNMAICHMFEEIRYELNAIEIDRCKNVGITSLIKNYISLTPGQANLMENAGWLQTDDKLANGDGYFDISIPLSLLLGFAEDYNRIIMNAKHELILIRSNTDINAYLHTPAAARDAAEKVKIVLNKVEWNVPYVTMSDKQKIQALSFISNDPAIPLSYRTWQLYEYPLLPKTTKHVWPIKTSTQLEKPRYLVLGFQTARKNVVTKNSSHFDHCNIRDVKVFLNSQSYPYGNLNLNINRNQYALLYDMYTNFQTSYYNKEPKPSLTKAGFLEEAPLYIIDCLKQNESIKSGPVDIRVEFEPNDRFLIRHQHTA